The Bifidobacterium eulemuris genome includes a window with the following:
- a CDS encoding MraY family glycosyltransferase, producing the protein MRIYLLLAAIAGGVTYLVTPLIRHIAIEIGAVGEVRARDVHTIPTPRLGGLGMLIGFAVAMVFASHLPFLSGLFANNHQPWVVLAGAVMISLLGMADDLWDLDWMLKLAGQLLISVFVAWGGLQIISLPLGSLVTASPSLSMAITAILIVASINAVNFVDGLDGLSSGIVAIGGIAFAIYSYIIARSSPSYASLATLIDVALVGICVGFLLHNWHPAKLFMGDSGSMLLGYLITCASIVMTGRLDPATIHASIYLPAFMPILLPILVLFLPVLDMCLAIVRRVSHGQSPMHPDRMHLHHRMLKIGHSVRGAVLILWGWAALIAFGSLTILFFPIGYVLVGMAVAVALLSAATLFPYLKRRLPDIREENAQFAAAKRQGKGGTEGDGGSTDV; encoded by the coding sequence ATGAGGATCTACCTGCTGCTTGCGGCCATCGCCGGAGGTGTGACTTATCTGGTGACGCCGCTGATTCGGCATATCGCCATCGAGATCGGCGCGGTGGGGGAGGTGCGTGCCCGCGACGTGCACACCATTCCCACCCCCCGACTGGGCGGGTTGGGCATGCTGATCGGTTTCGCGGTAGCGATGGTGTTCGCCAGCCATCTGCCGTTCCTGTCCGGACTGTTCGCGAACAACCACCAACCATGGGTGGTGCTCGCCGGCGCGGTGATGATCAGCCTGCTCGGCATGGCCGACGATCTGTGGGATCTCGACTGGATGCTCAAACTCGCGGGGCAGTTGCTCATCTCCGTGTTCGTGGCATGGGGCGGCCTGCAGATCATCTCACTGCCGTTGGGTTCGCTGGTCACCGCCTCACCCAGCCTGTCCATGGCGATCACCGCGATTCTGATCGTCGCCTCGATCAACGCGGTGAACTTCGTCGACGGACTGGACGGCCTGTCGTCGGGCATCGTGGCCATCGGCGGCATCGCCTTCGCCATCTACTCGTACATCATCGCCCGTTCCTCACCCAGCTACGCCTCTCTGGCCACGCTGATCGACGTGGCGTTGGTCGGCATCTGCGTGGGATTCCTGCTGCACAACTGGCATCCGGCGAAACTGTTCATGGGGGATTCCGGCTCCATGCTGCTCGGCTATCTCATCACCTGCGCTTCGATTGTGATGACCGGACGCCTCGACCCGGCCACCATCCACGCCAGCATCTACCTGCCGGCCTTTATGCCGATCCTGTTGCCGATCCTCGTGCTGTTCCTGCCGGTGCTCGACATGTGCCTGGCGATCGTGCGGCGCGTCAGCCACGGCCAATCGCCGATGCACCCCGACCGCATGCACCTGCACCATCGCATGCTCAAAATCGGGCACAGCGTGCGCGGCGCGGTGCTCATCCTGTGGGGATGGGCGGCGTTGATCGCCTTCGGCTCGCTGACGATTCTGTTCTTCCCGATCGGCTATGTGCTCGTCGGCATGGCGGTCGCAGTCGCGCTGCTGAGCGCGGCCACGCTGTTCCCGTATCTCAAACGCCGTCTGCCCGACATCAGGGAGGAGAACGCGCAGTTCGCCGCCGCCAAACGGCAGGGCAAGGGCGGCACGGAGGGCGATGGCGGCTCGACTGACGTCTGA
- the guaB gene encoding IMP dehydrogenase, which produces MATTDMNNQSAYAPLPPIFAQLGLAYDDVLLLPNETDVIPSEVDTTTHLTREITMKVPAISAAMDTVTESEMAIAMARNGGIGVLHRNLSIDDQAAQVDIVKRSESGMITDPLTVNPEVSLADLDKLCGRFHISGLPVVDKDNRLVGIITNRDMRFIASEDYDHLKVKDVMTRENLITGPSDISKEDAHDLLAKHKVEKLPLVDGEGRLTGLITVKDFVKTEQYPDATKDEQGRLRVAAGVGFLGDAWQRASALMEAGVDVLVVDTANGEARLALDMISRIKHDSAFNGVQIIGGNIATRSGAQAMIDAGVDAVKVGVGPGSICTTRVVAGVGVPQLTAVYEAAQACKAAGVPCIADGGIHYSGDIAKALVAGASSVMLGGTLAGCEEAPGEKVLLHGKQYKLYRGMGSLGAMAPRGKKSYSKDRYFQADVTSSDKVVPEGVEGEVPYRGPLNAVLYQMIGGLHQSMFYIGAHNIPEMSEKGRFIRITDAGLRESHPHDIVMTSEAPNYSGFHGN; this is translated from the coding sequence ATGGCTACAACTGATATGAATAATCAATCCGCGTATGCTCCCCTCCCTCCGATTTTCGCCCAGCTGGGCCTCGCCTATGACGATGTGCTGCTGCTGCCCAACGAGACGGATGTGATTCCGTCCGAAGTGGACACCACCACGCATCTGACCCGCGAGATCACGATGAAGGTGCCCGCCATCTCCGCCGCCATGGACACCGTCACCGAATCCGAAATGGCCATCGCCATGGCCCGCAACGGCGGCATCGGCGTGCTGCACCGCAACCTCTCCATCGACGACCAGGCCGCCCAGGTCGATATCGTCAAGCGTTCCGAGTCCGGTATGATCACCGATCCGCTCACCGTGAACCCCGAGGTGTCGCTGGCCGACCTCGACAAGCTGTGCGGCCGCTTCCACATCTCCGGCCTGCCGGTGGTCGACAAGGACAACAGGCTCGTCGGCATCATCACCAACCGCGACATGCGTTTCATCGCCTCCGAGGACTACGACCATCTGAAGGTCAAGGACGTGATGACCCGCGAGAACCTCATCACCGGCCCCTCCGACATCTCCAAGGAGGACGCCCACGACCTGCTGGCCAAGCACAAGGTCGAGAAGCTGCCGCTGGTCGACGGCGAAGGACGTCTGACCGGCCTGATCACCGTGAAGGACTTCGTCAAAACCGAGCAGTACCCGGACGCCACCAAGGATGAGCAGGGCCGTCTGCGCGTGGCCGCCGGCGTCGGCTTCCTGGGCGACGCCTGGCAGCGCGCCTCCGCCCTGATGGAGGCCGGTGTGGACGTGCTCGTGGTCGACACCGCCAACGGCGAGGCCCGACTGGCGCTCGACATGATCAGCCGCATCAAGCACGACTCCGCCTTCAACGGTGTGCAGATCATCGGCGGCAACATCGCCACCCGTTCCGGCGCGCAGGCCATGATCGACGCCGGCGTCGACGCCGTCAAGGTCGGCGTGGGCCCCGGCTCCATCTGCACCACCCGTGTGGTCGCCGGCGTCGGCGTGCCGCAGCTCACCGCCGTGTACGAAGCCGCCCAGGCCTGCAAGGCCGCCGGCGTGCCGTGCATCGCCGACGGTGGCATCCACTACTCCGGCGACATCGCCAAGGCCCTGGTGGCCGGCGCCTCGTCCGTGATGCTCGGCGGCACGCTCGCCGGCTGCGAGGAGGCCCCGGGCGAGAAGGTGCTGCTGCACGGCAAGCAGTACAAGCTCTACCGCGGCATGGGTTCGCTGGGCGCGATGGCCCCGCGCGGCAAGAAGTCCTACTCCAAGGACCGCTACTTCCAGGCCGACGTGACCAGCAGCGACAAGGTCGTGCCGGAAGGCGTCGAAGGTGAAGTGCCGTATCGCGGTCCGCTCAACGCCGTGCTCTACCAGATGATCGGCGGCCTGCACCAGTCGATGTTCTACATCGGCGCGCATAACATCCCCGAAATGAGCGAGAAGGGCCGCTTCATCCGCATCACCGACGCCGGTCTGCGCGAATCGCATCCGCACGACATCGTGATGACTTCTGAGGCGCCGAACTACTCCGGTTTCCACGGCAACTAA
- a CDS encoding MFS transporter gives MSSAASSAAPSSSAVNKWRFTAAFMCFAVLSGAAFYMTMSVMVPQRLRDLGIENSTAVLGAINSAGSIASIFIALFVGALSDRTASRWGRRTPWIFAGAFVYGICFWSLSRPSNAVIIGICYVLALVGLNMVQAPIYARLSDQVEEKSRATVSAAIGGGGVIGQGIGTLIGSSLIENMELGFVCAGLCALAAGVLSVIVAPREPSSKDMPKDTTGKPMWKVVVESLTPPLKDCADFYRAFICRTCLIVAYQMVFSYQLYILQDHVGETKLEAAASIQIISVITMIVSMIASLISGPIADALHRRKAPIVVACILFAIGLAMPWIFPTQMGMFLFGGIASFGYGMYLSVDQALNVDVLPNKETAGKDLGFMNIATCAGQAIGVAITSSIVTVTGSYVPVFPTAIAMTAIAAVSVLGIKRVR, from the coding sequence ATGTCTTCCGCCGCCTCATCCGCCGCGCCGTCCAGCTCGGCCGTCAACAAGTGGCGTTTCACCGCCGCGTTCATGTGCTTCGCCGTACTCTCCGGCGCCGCGTTCTACATGACCATGTCGGTGATGGTCCCGCAGCGCCTGCGCGATCTCGGCATCGAGAACTCGACCGCCGTGCTCGGCGCGATCAATTCCGCCGGATCCATCGCCTCGATTTTCATCGCCCTGTTCGTCGGCGCGCTGTCCGACCGCACCGCCAGCCGTTGGGGACGCCGCACTCCTTGGATCTTCGCCGGAGCTTTCGTGTACGGCATCTGCTTCTGGTCGCTGTCGCGCCCCTCGAACGCGGTGATCATCGGCATCTGCTACGTGCTCGCCCTGGTTGGCCTGAACATGGTGCAGGCGCCGATCTACGCGCGCCTCTCCGACCAGGTCGAGGAGAAGTCCCGAGCCACGGTTTCCGCGGCCATCGGCGGCGGCGGTGTGATCGGTCAGGGCATCGGCACACTGATCGGATCCTCCCTGATCGAGAATATGGAGCTGGGCTTCGTCTGCGCCGGACTATGCGCGTTGGCCGCGGGCGTGCTTTCCGTGATCGTGGCTCCGCGGGAGCCGTCGTCCAAGGATATGCCGAAGGACACCACCGGCAAGCCCATGTGGAAGGTGGTCGTCGAATCCCTCACCCCGCCGCTGAAGGATTGCGCGGACTTCTACCGCGCGTTCATCTGCCGCACCTGCCTGATCGTCGCCTACCAGATGGTCTTCAGCTACCAGCTTTACATCCTGCAGGACCATGTCGGCGAGACCAAGCTCGAGGCGGCGGCTTCGATCCAGATCATCTCCGTCATCACCATGATCGTTTCGATGATCGCCTCACTGATCTCCGGACCCATCGCCGACGCGCTCCACCGCCGCAAGGCCCCGATCGTCGTGGCATGCATCCTGTTCGCCATCGGCCTGGCCATGCCGTGGATCTTCCCCACGCAGATGGGCATGTTCCTCTTCGGAGGCATCGCCAGCTTCGGCTACGGCATGTACCTCTCCGTCGACCAGGCTCTGAACGTGGACGTGCTGCCGAACAAGGAGACCGCGGGCAAGGACCTCGGCTTCATGAACATCGCCACCTGCGCCGGCCAGGCCATCGGCGTGGCCATCACCTCCTCCATCGTCACCGTCACCGGATCCTACGTGCCGGTGTTCCCGACCGCCATCGCGATGACCGCCATCGCCGCGGTGAGCGTGCTGGGCATCAAGCGCGTGCGCTAG
- a CDS encoding glycoside hydrolase family 13 protein yields the protein MIEAQDPALWWKQAVVYQVYPRSFKDTTGSGLGDIAGVTEKIDYLADLGVDAIWLSPFYPSQLADGGYDVDDYRNVDPKLGTMDDFDALTKAAHERDLKVVVDIVPNHSSNLHEWFQAALAAGPGSPERDRYIFRDGKGPNGDQPPTNWENHFGGPAWTRVPDGQWYLHMFTKEQPDWNWNNREVRDDFLTTLRFWLDHGADGFRVDVAHGLAKDLDRDDLDDYVVWCTSDQPDDGTHPVIDRDEVHEIYHEWRQVFNEYDPPAFAVAEAWVQPNRQHLYASPDDLGQIFNFEFAKKDWIRGDLHLAIEEGLACAERSGSSATWVMSNHDVVRHATRYALPQVPTSEYHQLAKDWVLRDGTTYPEDRELGTKRARAAILMEMALPGSAYVYQGEELGLFEVADLPWSAVEDPSGHRTSQAASTKGRDGCRVPLPWVAADAPTLDDPDDQFGHGGSFGFSPTGAANEPHMPQPKWYKDMAADAEAADPDSMLNLYRRALKLRHELQTTDLTIEWLPEDAPSGKLDGANGFEGGTIAYKRANGWASITNFGADPVRLPAGEVLLASGPLTEDGLLPQDTSAWIQLG from the coding sequence AAGGACACCACCGGCTCGGGACTGGGCGACATCGCCGGTGTGACCGAGAAGATCGACTATCTCGCCGATCTCGGCGTGGACGCGATCTGGCTGAGCCCCTTCTACCCCTCCCAGCTCGCCGACGGCGGCTACGACGTCGACGACTACCGCAACGTCGACCCCAAGCTCGGCACCATGGACGATTTCGACGCCCTGACGAAAGCCGCGCACGAACGCGACCTCAAAGTCGTCGTCGACATCGTCCCCAACCACAGCTCCAACCTGCACGAGTGGTTCCAGGCCGCCCTCGCCGCAGGCCCCGGCTCCCCCGAACGCGACCGCTACATCTTCCGCGACGGCAAAGGCCCCAACGGCGACCAGCCTCCCACCAATTGGGAGAACCACTTCGGCGGTCCGGCCTGGACCCGCGTGCCCGACGGCCAGTGGTACCTACACATGTTCACCAAGGAACAGCCCGACTGGAACTGGAACAACCGCGAGGTGCGCGACGACTTCCTCACCACCCTGCGCTTCTGGCTCGACCACGGCGCCGACGGCTTCCGCGTCGACGTGGCGCATGGCCTGGCCAAAGACCTCGATCGCGACGACCTCGACGACTACGTGGTGTGGTGCACCTCCGACCAGCCCGACGACGGCACCCATCCGGTGATCGACCGCGACGAGGTGCACGAGATCTACCACGAGTGGCGCCAGGTCTTCAACGAGTACGATCCGCCGGCGTTCGCCGTGGCCGAGGCTTGGGTGCAACCCAACCGCCAGCACCTCTACGCCTCCCCTGACGATCTGGGACAGATCTTCAACTTCGAGTTCGCCAAGAAGGACTGGATCCGAGGGGATCTCCACCTCGCCATCGAGGAGGGACTGGCGTGCGCCGAACGTTCCGGCTCGTCCGCCACTTGGGTGATGAGCAACCACGACGTGGTGCGCCATGCCACCCGCTACGCCCTGCCGCAGGTGCCGACCAGCGAATACCATCAGCTCGCCAAGGACTGGGTGCTGCGCGACGGCACCACCTATCCGGAGGACCGCGAATTGGGCACCAAACGCGCCCGCGCCGCGATTCTGATGGAGATGGCCCTGCCCGGCTCCGCCTACGTCTATCAGGGCGAGGAGCTCGGACTGTTCGAGGTGGCCGACCTGCCGTGGTCCGCCGTCGAGGACCCCTCCGGACACCGCACCTCGCAGGCCGCCAGCACCAAGGGACGCGACGGCTGCCGTGTGCCGCTGCCGTGGGTCGCCGCCGACGCCCCCACGCTCGATGACCCCGACGACCAGTTCGGCCACGGCGGATCCTTCGGGTTCTCGCCGACCGGCGCAGCGAACGAGCCGCATATGCCCCAGCCCAAGTGGTACAAGGATATGGCCGCCGACGCCGAAGCCGCGGACCCGGATTCGATGCTCAACCTCTACCGCCGCGCGTTGAAGCTGCGCCACGAGCTGCAGACCACCGACCTGACCATCGAATGGCTGCCCGAGGACGCTCCCAGCGGCAAGCTCGACGGCGCCAACGGTTTCGAGGGAGGCACCATCGCCTATAAGCGCGCCAACGGCTGGGCCTCGATCACCAACTTCGGCGCCGATCCGGTGAGGCTGCCGGCGGGCGAGGTGTTGCTCGCCTCCGGACCGCTCACCGAGGATGGTTTGCTGCCGCAGGATACCTCCGCCTGGATCCAGCTGGGCTAA